CCTGTGTTATTCTGTGAACGTTTTGCAGGCTGTAGTTCATGACTAGGGGAAGACGAACCCAGGCCGCTGAAATTGAAGTGCGGTTGTTGCGAGAAGGGCTTGTTGAGTCGATTCATCATGTTCAAGTGGTGGTCTGTGACGATCGGGGGCGAGTACTATCCGTTGCAGGTAACCCAGAAACGACAACGTTTATTCGCTCTGCCCTCAAGC
The Cyanobacteriota bacterium DNA segment above includes these coding regions:
- a CDS encoding asparaginase is translated as MTRGRRTQAAEIEVRLLREGLVESIHHVQVVVCDDRGRVLSVAGNPETTTFIRSALK